A region from the Hyalangium gracile genome encodes:
- a CDS encoding DUSAM domain-containing protein, with amino-acid sequence MDADLDAVWNQLWELENRLQQGEVLKLTPEVCDLLQHAAPTVAISRAEAETALASVEGTTVLLRGIRARVRDGSHRLSDALHRMYRLRDAGDLDGARQQMRDLLAVEVVPLYREIAEGQLDRLDELT; translated from the coding sequence GTGGATGCCGACCTGGATGCCGTCTGGAACCAGCTCTGGGAGTTGGAGAACCGGCTCCAACAGGGTGAAGTCCTGAAGCTCACCCCGGAAGTATGCGACCTGCTCCAGCACGCGGCGCCCACAGTTGCCATCAGCAGGGCCGAGGCAGAAACAGCCCTCGCCAGCGTGGAGGGGACCACGGTGCTGCTCCGGGGCATCCGGGCACGCGTTCGCGACGGTTCCCATCGTTTGAGTGACGCACTGCACAGGATGTATCGCCTCAGAGACGCAGGGGACCTTGATGGGGCACGACAGCAGATGCGCGATCTGCTCGCTGTCGAGGTGGTGCCTCTCTACCGGGAGATTGCTGAAGGGCAGTTGGATCGGCTCGACGAGCTGACCTAG